CCCTTGGAAGGCGTCACCGTCACCCCCCGCGGCGGCGTGAGGAGCGAGCTCCTCGACGGGTTTCGGGCTAGGGTTGCGGCTTTGAGACCTAACGGTCCAATCTCGAGAAGATTCTTATCGCAAAACGTCACCGTTTTGGTCGTTGGCGACTCGCTCTTCGTCCATGGCGGATTGTTACCGAAGCACGTGAAGTATGGGTTGGAGAAAATCAACGAGGAGGTGAGGGATTGGGTTAATGGTTCCTCCGGTCTGGTATCGCCGTCGTATTGCCGGGGGAGAAACGCCGTGGTTTGGCTGAGGAAATTCTCCAATGAGGCTGCGCAGGATTGTGATTGTTCAACCCTAGAGTATGTTCTTTCCACGGTTCCCGGCGTGAAGAGGATGGTGATGGGGCATACTATTCAGACGGTTGGGATTAACGGGGTTTGCGATAACCGGGCGATTCGGATTGATGTGGGGATGTCAAAAGGGTGTGGTGGTGGTTTGCCTGAGGTTTTGGAGATTAATGGGAATTCGGGTTTGCGGATATTGACTTCGAATCCTTTGTATCAGAACgcgaagaaggagaaagagattGGATTGTTGGTTCCGGAAATTGATATAcctaagcaagttgaagttaaGGCTTAGTGAGAATTCTCTGCCCTGTGTTTTTCATGGTTGTTTGTTTAATTATGGgggtttgaaggttttgggtgatgaattgatgatgctGATTCCTTTCAAACTTCATAGATGTTTGTTTACTTCTTTAATTGATAGCAGCTTCTTTGCGGTTGTTGAAGTGCCCTGTGTTCTTCCTCCGCCGCTCATAACCAGGTCAGCTCCGTCGTCCACGGTTTATACCGGTTTGCCTAGCCTAGTCTTGGTTACTTGTTTCCTTATATTGTCTCATTCgagtttgttttcttttttcttagcTTCTGGTTTCAGGCTTAATTTTCTGATTTTAGTTAGTGGCTTTCTGGATTAGATCAACTTCACACTccacaatcattaatgccataTTCTTCTCTTGGTTAAAAATAGTGTTAGGTTGAGTTTAAAACCCTGACCTTGCTTAC
This is a stretch of genomic DNA from Lotus japonicus ecotype B-129 chromosome 1, LjGifu_v1.2. It encodes these proteins:
- the LOC130729565 gene encoding shewanella-like protein phosphatase 2, giving the protein MGSEEETSTSTSFCHHVPNLLSSFVDTFVDFSVSGLFLLPPPPPSPLPTRLPSQSRLIAIGDLHGDLDRSKQALRLAGLIDSSDRYAGGSATVVQVGDVFDRGGDELKILYFLEKLKREAARCGGNIITMNGNHEIMNVEGDFRFATESGVEEFKSWLEWFRLGNKMKTLCNGLEPPRDPLEGVTVTPRGGVRSELLDGFRARVAALRPNGPISRRFLSQNVTVLVVGDSLFVHGGLLPKHVKYGLEKINEEVRDWVNGSSGLVSPSYCRGRNAVVWLRKFSNEAAQDCDCSTLEYVLSTVPGVKRMVMGHTIQTVGINGVCDNRAIRIDVGMSKGCGGGLPEVLEINGNSGLRILTSNPLYQNAKKEKEIGLLVPEIDIPKQVEVKA